In a single window of the Nocardioides sp. L-11A genome:
- the dacB gene encoding D-alanyl-D-alanine carboxypeptidase/D-alanyl-D-alanine-endopeptidase produces MGKRDREPGTGRARRVLAGGLVVALVVGAGVAWQTGRAERWWNELRADAGEPADPAAVAPPPDVDIPPVVAPAALAAAADGAAVLDRRAVRQALAPLDSPDLGRHVIAAVGPLEGTGLTYEASEGAPVAIPASTTKIVTSAAALFLLGPDRSFATTTVLDTSAATPRLVLVGGGDPLLAREPGKPSAGATYEPERADVRTLAKRTARALRQAGATTVELGYDDSLFSGPAVHPSWRPDYIPDEVNPVSALWVDEGRPLPGGAPVADPALEAAATFAKELARRGVTVTGGPTRGPAPAGAAEVGRVTSPTVAQIVQRLIEVSDNAVAEVLLRHVGLADQGDGSFAGGQQAVERALTANGIDLRGSVLYDGSGLSRDNRLAPGVLVDVLRLAASADHPQLRPLLAALPVAGYTGSLTDRMDTGPAAGRGRVRAKTGTLTGVTSLAGIAVDADGHLMAFALMADRVKKVKGLPARVAMDNAAAGLGACLC; encoded by the coding sequence GTGGGGAAGAGGGACCGCGAGCCGGGCACCGGGCGAGCCCGGCGGGTGCTCGCCGGCGGGCTGGTGGTCGCGCTGGTGGTGGGAGCCGGCGTCGCCTGGCAGACCGGCCGTGCCGAGCGGTGGTGGAACGAGTTGCGCGCCGACGCCGGCGAGCCGGCGGACCCCGCCGCCGTCGCCCCGCCGCCGGACGTCGACATCCCCCCGGTCGTGGCGCCGGCCGCCCTCGCCGCCGCGGCCGACGGCGCCGCCGTCCTGGACCGCCGGGCGGTGCGCCAGGCGCTCGCCCCGCTCGACTCGCCCGACCTGGGCCGCCACGTCATCGCCGCCGTCGGGCCGCTGGAGGGCACCGGCCTGACCTACGAGGCGAGCGAGGGTGCGCCGGTCGCGATCCCCGCCTCGACCACCAAGATCGTCACCTCCGCCGCCGCGCTCTTCCTCCTCGGCCCGGACCGCAGCTTCGCGACCACGACCGTGCTCGACACGTCTGCGGCGACGCCGCGGCTGGTCCTCGTCGGCGGCGGCGACCCGCTGCTGGCCCGCGAGCCGGGCAAGCCGTCCGCCGGCGCGACGTACGAGCCCGAGCGGGCCGACGTCCGCACCCTCGCCAAGCGCACCGCCCGCGCCCTGCGGCAGGCCGGCGCCACGACCGTCGAGCTGGGGTACGACGACAGCCTGTTCTCCGGTCCGGCCGTCCACCCGAGCTGGCGGCCCGACTACATCCCCGACGAGGTCAACCCGGTCAGCGCGCTCTGGGTCGACGAGGGCCGCCCGCTTCCCGGCGGCGCCCCGGTCGCCGACCCCGCGCTCGAGGCGGCGGCGACCTTCGCGAAGGAGCTCGCCCGGCGCGGCGTCACCGTCACCGGCGGGCCCACCCGCGGCCCCGCACCCGCCGGCGCCGCCGAGGTCGGCCGGGTCACCAGCCCGACCGTCGCGCAGATCGTGCAGCGGCTGATCGAGGTCAGCGACAACGCGGTGGCCGAGGTCCTGCTGCGCCACGTCGGCCTCGCCGACCAGGGCGACGGCTCCTTCGCCGGAGGCCAGCAGGCCGTCGAGCGGGCCCTCACCGCGAACGGCATCGACCTGCGCGGCTCGGTCCTGTACGACGGCAGCGGCCTCTCGCGCGACAACCGGCTCGCGCCCGGCGTACTCGTCGACGTGCTGCGGCTCGCCGCCTCGGCCGACCACCCGCAGCTGCGTCCGCTCCTGGCCGCCCTTCCGGTCGCCGGCTACACCGGCTCCCTCACCGACCGGATGGACACCGGCCCCGCCGCCGGCCGCGGGCGGGTCCGGGCCAAGACCGGCACCCTCACCGGCGTCACCTCGCTCGCGGGCATCGCCGTCGACGCCGACGGTCACCTGATGGCGTTCGCGCTGATGGCCGACAGGGTCAAGAAGGTCAAGGGTCTGCCCGCGCGGGTCGCCATGGACAACGCCGCCGCCGGCCTCGGCGCCTGCCTCTGCTGA
- a CDS encoding inorganic diphosphatase, producing the protein MEFDVLVEIPKGSRNKYEVDHETGRMRLDRFLFTSTMYPADYGYIEDTLGQDGDPLDALVLLQEPTFPGCLIKCRAIGMFRMTDEAGGDDKVLCVPAGDPRMEHLRDINHVPNFDRLEIQHFFEVYKDLEPGKSVEGADWVGRTEAEAEIVASFERFKTSGH; encoded by the coding sequence CTGGAGTTCGACGTCCTCGTGGAGATCCCCAAGGGGAGCCGCAACAAGTACGAGGTCGACCACGAGACCGGGCGGATGCGTCTCGACCGGTTCCTCTTCACCTCGACGATGTACCCGGCCGACTACGGCTACATCGAGGACACCCTCGGCCAGGACGGCGACCCGCTCGACGCTCTCGTCCTGCTCCAGGAGCCGACGTTCCCCGGTTGCCTCATCAAGTGCCGCGCGATCGGCATGTTCCGGATGACCGACGAGGCCGGCGGCGACGACAAGGTCCTCTGCGTGCCCGCGGGCGACCCGCGCATGGAGCACCTGCGCGACATCAACCACGTGCCGAACTTCGACCGCCTCGAGATCCAGCACTTCTTCGAGGTCTACAAGGACCTCGAGCCCGGCAAGTCCGTCGAGGGTGCCGACTGGGTCGGCCGCACCGAGGCCGAGGCCGAGATCGTCGCCTCCTTCGAGCGGTTCAAGACCTCAGGCCACTGA
- a CDS encoding methyltransferase domain-containing protein has product MIRSALAHVPGLGGWSDDPLWASFYDWTVEHPTAGGAIWRLGINSDLRRLYRAADEIGRQPAGSRILDIPCGGGVALRGLRRGQGVEYVAGDIAQTMLDRTLRVAERRGVAEQVVPRIADVGDLPFDDVSFDLVVTFTGLHCFPDPERAVAEMGRVLRPGGVLTGSALLNDTGLRFEPLRQAGRVAGLLGPGCTSADLETWFAREGVADLVIERSGAIAYFRGVKRG; this is encoded by the coding sequence ATGATCCGTTCCGCACTGGCCCACGTGCCCGGACTCGGCGGGTGGTCCGACGACCCCCTGTGGGCGTCGTTCTACGACTGGACCGTCGAGCACCCGACCGCCGGCGGCGCGATCTGGCGGCTCGGCATCAACAGCGACCTGCGCCGGCTCTACCGTGCTGCCGACGAGATCGGCCGGCAGCCCGCCGGGAGCCGGATCCTCGACATCCCCTGCGGGGGCGGTGTGGCCCTGCGCGGCCTGCGCCGCGGCCAGGGCGTCGAGTACGTCGCCGGCGACATCGCGCAGACGATGCTGGACCGCACCCTGCGGGTGGCCGAGCGCCGCGGCGTCGCAGAGCAGGTCGTGCCACGGATCGCCGACGTCGGCGACCTGCCGTTCGACGACGTCTCCTTCGACCTGGTCGTCACCTTCACCGGCCTGCACTGCTTCCCCGACCCGGAGCGCGCCGTGGCCGAGATGGGCCGGGTGCTGCGTCCGGGCGGCGTCCTCACCGGCAGTGCGCTGCTCAACGACACCGGACTGCGCTTCGAGCCGCTGCGGCAGGCCGGCCGGGTCGCGGGCCTGCTCGGTCCCGGCTGCACGAGTGCCGACCTCGAGACCTGGTTCGCCCGCGAGGGGGTCGCCGACCTGGTGATCGAACGGAGTGGCGCGATCGCCTACTTCCGAGGGGTCAAGCGCGGCTGA
- a CDS encoding acyl-CoA dehydrogenase, whose translation MAEESTATAPPELSVDVAALTDLLDGRYADVRRTVRELLPAYASVLEDAETMPRAEFRERVLEVVLEMAGTGAAAMGFPKEYGGGGDIGASIAAFETLAYGDLSVLVKVGVQFGLFGGAILQLGTQRHHDAYLADVVAGRLLGCFAMTETGHGSNVQALGTVATYDPETGTFVITTPTPEAGKDYIGNAAAHARVAVVFAQLEVSGERHGVHALVVPLRDESGATLPGVRIEDDGAKMGLGGVDNGRIWFDPDGTVRVPRENLLNRFADVTEDGTYVSDIESPGRRFFTMLGTLVQGRVSVGAAGVSAAKTALTIAVRYGLLRRQFETGAEGSGEGEEQLLLDYGLHQRRLFPRLARTYALHFAQEVLAGELHDVFSGIRTDEETRRLLESRAAGTKALTTWHATDTIQECREACGGAGYLSVNRFAALKADTDVFTTFEGDNHVLLQLVGKGLLTDYASDFSDLDQLGMVRFVAGLAVDTVLERTRVHRLLEQLRDVLPGGGSDEWHTDSGLRDPNYHLAMYRFREEHLIGGVARRLKRGVDEGMNPGEVFSRVQDHVIAAARAHVERLVLEAFVSKVASLPEEAGDLRLTLNLLCDLHALSGIEADRGWFIEHGRLNTQRSKAITREVADLCRRVRPIARDLVDAFAVPEELLRAPALLRGEA comes from the coding sequence ATGGCCGAGGAGTCCACCGCGACCGCGCCCCCGGAGCTGAGCGTCGATGTCGCCGCCCTGACCGACCTGCTCGACGGCAGGTACGCCGACGTCCGTCGCACCGTGCGCGAGCTGCTACCGGCCTACGCCTCCGTGCTGGAGGACGCCGAGACGATGCCGCGCGCGGAGTTCCGTGAGCGGGTCCTGGAGGTGGTGCTGGAGATGGCCGGCACCGGCGCGGCGGCGATGGGCTTCCCGAAGGAGTACGGCGGCGGGGGCGACATCGGCGCCTCGATCGCCGCCTTCGAGACCCTCGCGTACGGCGACCTGTCGGTGCTCGTCAAGGTCGGGGTGCAGTTCGGCCTGTTCGGCGGCGCGATCCTGCAGCTCGGCACCCAGCGTCACCACGACGCCTATCTGGCCGACGTGGTCGCCGGCCGGCTGCTCGGCTGCTTCGCGATGACCGAGACCGGCCACGGCAGCAACGTCCAGGCGCTCGGCACCGTCGCCACCTACGACCCGGAGACCGGCACCTTCGTCATCACGACGCCCACGCCCGAGGCGGGCAAGGACTACATCGGCAACGCCGCGGCCCATGCGCGGGTCGCCGTGGTGTTCGCCCAGCTGGAGGTGAGCGGCGAGCGGCACGGCGTGCACGCGCTCGTCGTACCCCTGCGCGACGAGAGCGGCGCCACCCTGCCCGGGGTCCGGATCGAGGACGACGGCGCCAAGATGGGCCTGGGCGGCGTCGACAACGGCCGGATCTGGTTCGACCCCGACGGCACCGTGCGGGTGCCCCGGGAGAACCTGCTCAACCGGTTCGCCGATGTCACCGAGGACGGGACGTACGTCAGCGACATCGAGAGCCCGGGCCGGCGGTTCTTCACCATGCTCGGCACCCTGGTGCAGGGGCGGGTGTCGGTCGGTGCGGCGGGGGTGAGCGCGGCGAAGACGGCGCTGACGATCGCCGTGCGCTACGGCCTGCTGCGTCGGCAGTTCGAGACCGGTGCCGAGGGCAGCGGCGAGGGCGAGGAGCAGCTGCTCCTCGACTACGGCCTGCACCAGCGCCGGCTCTTCCCGCGACTGGCCCGCACCTACGCGCTGCACTTCGCCCAGGAGGTGCTCGCCGGCGAGCTGCACGACGTCTTCTCCGGCATCCGCACCGACGAGGAGACCCGGCGGCTGCTGGAGTCCCGGGCGGCGGGCACCAAGGCGCTGACCACCTGGCACGCGACCGACACGATCCAGGAGTGCCGTGAGGCGTGTGGCGGCGCGGGCTACCTCTCGGTCAACCGGTTCGCCGCGCTCAAGGCCGACACCGACGTCTTCACCACCTTCGAGGGCGACAACCACGTCCTCCTGCAGCTGGTCGGCAAGGGCCTGTTGACCGACTACGCCAGCGACTTCTCCGACCTCGACCAGCTCGGGATGGTGCGCTTCGTCGCCGGACTCGCGGTCGACACCGTGCTGGAGCGCACCCGGGTGCACCGGCTGCTCGAGCAGCTCCGCGACGTCCTTCCCGGCGGCGGGAGCGACGAGTGGCACACCGACAGCGGGTTGCGCGATCCCAACTACCACCTCGCGATGTACCGGTTCCGTGAGGAGCACCTGATCGGCGGCGTCGCCCGCCGGCTCAAGCGCGGCGTCGACGAGGGGATGAACCCCGGCGAGGTCTTCTCGCGGGTGCAGGACCACGTCATCGCGGCCGCCCGCGCCCACGTCGAGCGCCTGGTCCTGGAGGCCTTCGTCTCGAAGGTCGCGTCCCTGCCGGAGGAGGCCGGCGACCTGCGGCTGACCCTGAACCTGCTGTGCGACCTGCACGCGCTGTCGGGCATCGAGGCCGACCGCGGCTGGTTCATCGAGCACGGCCGGCTGAACACCCAGCGCTCGAAGGCGATCACCCGCGAGGTCGCCGACCTGTGCCGCCGGGTCCGGCCGATCGCCCGTGACCTGGTCGACGCGTTCGCCGTACCCGAGGAGCTCCTGCGCGCCCCGGCACTCCTCCGAGGAGAGGCATGA
- a CDS encoding C40 family peptidase, whose amino-acid sequence MRSPSLGSGLLALVVTAVVCVPGAQADPPADPAVPATPATPSAPSAPSAPSAADVQAAQERAGAAKSDVAAIRQRLTEAAARLDAATVRAAKATEAWNGARWAARTARVAARQAAADAAAAEQTLTAHKAAFRAAVITAQGLGLEMSVVTALVDADGIDTLLEESAASDYVQSLFDQRRIAYVDAADAAATASAEASAASDRAATALADARAARDAARAAVGDAAAVTERIEARRTRLVQRLARLQGVSVSVARAHQAAVDAEAAAQAAAAAQAAQAAQDDPGGRQPKPDAPAAPVTPPAPAGDAQAVIAFARAQLGEPYRWGAAGPSSWDCSGLVAKAWAVAGKSLPHYSVAQYEQSTPISRDQLRPGDLVFWSDGGPGSIFHVALYAGDGRIIHAPRTGRPVSEESIDYWRTPDFFARP is encoded by the coding sequence GTGCGTTCTCCCAGCCTCGGTTCCGGACTGCTCGCCCTCGTCGTGACGGCGGTGGTCTGCGTCCCCGGGGCCCAGGCGGACCCGCCCGCCGACCCGGCCGTCCCGGCCACCCCGGCCACCCCGAGTGCCCCGAGTGCCCCGAGTGCCCCGAGCGCCGCGGATGTGCAGGCGGCCCAGGAGCGAGCCGGTGCCGCGAAGAGCGATGTCGCCGCGATCCGGCAGCGGCTGACCGAGGCCGCGGCCCGGCTGGACGCCGCGACCGTCCGCGCCGCGAAGGCGACCGAGGCATGGAACGGCGCCCGCTGGGCGGCTCGCACCGCCCGGGTCGCCGCGCGGCAGGCGGCCGCCGACGCCGCCGCGGCGGAGCAGACCCTGACCGCGCACAAGGCGGCGTTCCGCGCCGCGGTGATCACCGCCCAGGGCCTGGGCCTGGAGATGTCGGTGGTGACGGCGCTCGTCGACGCCGACGGCATCGACACCCTGCTCGAGGAGTCGGCCGCCAGCGACTACGTGCAGTCGCTGTTCGACCAGCGCCGGATCGCCTACGTCGACGCGGCCGATGCCGCCGCCACCGCGTCGGCCGAGGCCTCCGCGGCCTCCGACCGGGCCGCGACGGCGCTCGCCGACGCGCGGGCCGCACGCGACGCCGCCCGCGCTGCCGTCGGCGACGCGGCCGCGGTCACCGAGCGGATCGAGGCCCGTCGTACCCGGCTGGTGCAGCGGCTGGCCCGGCTCCAGGGGGTGAGCGTGTCCGTCGCCCGCGCGCATCAGGCCGCGGTCGACGCCGAGGCCGCCGCGCAGGCAGCGGCTGCGGCCCAGGCCGCCCAGGCCGCCCAGGACGACCCCGGCGGCCGGCAGCCGAAGCCCGACGCCCCGGCCGCCCCGGTCACCCCGCCCGCCCCCGCGGGCGACGCGCAGGCGGTCATCGCCTTCGCCCGCGCCCAGCTCGGCGAGCCCTATCGCTGGGGCGCGGCGGGCCCGAGCTCCTGGGACTGCTCCGGGCTCGTCGCGAAGGCGTGGGCGGTGGCTGGGAAGAGCCTGCCGCACTACTCCGTCGCCCAGTACGAGCAGTCCACGCCGATCAGCCGCGACCAGCTGCGACCCGGCGACCTGGTCTTCTGGTCCGACGGCGGGCCGGGCTCGATCTTCCACGTCGCCCTCTACGCCGGCGACGGCCGGATCATCCACGCCCCGCGCACCGGGCGTCCGGTCAGCGAGGAGTCGATCGACTACTGGCGCACCCCGGACTTCTTCGCGCGGCCCTGA
- a CDS encoding phosphatase PAP2 family protein, with amino-acid sequence MYRRAYTLLIGTAALMLGLAVFTAWKLDRRLLDPEGSFLGPSYIRLPLLLFGALLLDLLPLALWKAHGRPSRVVPVVRERLKTHWTKERATLVAIGVISFYLTYVSYRNLKSFLPFVRSDPDAEPGVVKALSYDRELHIMDRVMFFGHDPSDVLHAVFGTSLTAHVLSPIYLMFLPLVPLGLTAWLVWSRNLSFGYWFVTSQCLAWSLGTLSYYLLPTLGPGIAFWPEYTSLAHTGTTDLMDSIVNARGNVLYGGATQSVNSIAGFASLHTAITLLIALMVQYTLHSKLLKWIFWVNFGLTVIATLYFGWHYVADDLAGIAIAIVAFYVGGIASGQKFDRHLHSHPTTTTSKVPVDID; translated from the coding sequence GTGTATCGCCGCGCCTACACCCTTCTCATCGGCACGGCCGCGCTCATGCTGGGCCTCGCTGTCTTCACCGCGTGGAAGCTCGATCGCCGGCTTCTCGACCCGGAGGGGAGCTTCCTGGGTCCGTCGTACATCCGGTTGCCGCTGCTCCTCTTCGGCGCCCTGCTGCTCGACCTGCTGCCCCTGGCGCTGTGGAAGGCCCACGGGCGTCCCAGCCGGGTGGTCCCGGTCGTGCGGGAGCGGCTGAAGACGCACTGGACCAAGGAGCGCGCGACGCTGGTCGCGATCGGCGTCATCAGCTTCTACCTCACCTACGTCAGCTACCGGAACCTCAAGTCGTTCCTGCCGTTCGTGCGCTCGGACCCCGATGCCGAGCCCGGCGTGGTCAAGGCGCTGTCCTACGACCGCGAGCTGCACATCATGGACCGGGTCATGTTCTTCGGGCACGACCCGAGCGACGTACTGCACGCGGTCTTCGGCACCAGCCTCACGGCGCACGTCCTGTCGCCGATCTACCTGATGTTCCTGCCGCTGGTGCCGCTCGGCCTGACCGCCTGGCTGGTGTGGTCGCGCAACCTGTCCTTCGGCTACTGGTTCGTGACCTCGCAGTGCCTGGCCTGGTCGCTCGGCACGCTGTCCTACTACCTGCTGCCGACCCTCGGCCCGGGCATCGCGTTCTGGCCGGAGTACACCTCGCTCGCGCACACCGGCACGACGGACCTGATGGACAGCATCGTCAACGCACGCGGCAACGTGCTCTACGGCGGAGCGACCCAATCGGTGAACTCGATCGCCGGCTTCGCCAGCCTGCACACGGCGATCACGCTGCTGATCGCGCTGATGGTGCAGTACACGCTGCACTCGAAGCTGCTCAAGTGGATCTTCTGGGTCAACTTCGGCCTCACCGTGATCGCCACGCTGTACTTCGGCTGGCACTACGTCGCCGACGACCTCGCCGGCATCGCCATCGCGATCGTCGCCTTCTACGTCGGCGGCATCGCCAGCGGCCAGAAGTTCGACCGACATCTGCACTCGCATCCCACGACGACCACGTCCAAGGTCCCCGTCGACATCGACTGA
- a CDS encoding ABC transporter ATP-binding protein, producing MLDLQGVAVAFDGTTVVDHVDLNVADGAVLAVLGPSGCGKSTLLRAVAGLEPLAAGRIAWDGADLAGTPTHRRGFALMFQDGQLFDHLTVARNVGYARRLQGGSRSAVRTEVADLLDLVGLGGYADRLPRTLSGGERQRVALARSLAARPRLLLLDEPLSALDSGLRGRLAADLRRILVESGTTALLVTHDQDEAFAVADRLAVMRAGRIVQEGATGDVWAHPVDADTALFLGYGRVLEGAAAAALLRRAGLPPAPGAVALRPSAVLAGDGPGGIPAVVRSFRPAPDAGRLVVSVEGVGDLDAVGAPGWVTEPGRPVVVRVEAHAIAVLPGAATDPAGGAP from the coding sequence ATGCTCGATCTGCAGGGGGTCGCCGTCGCGTTCGACGGGACCACGGTCGTCGACCACGTCGACCTGAACGTCGCGGACGGGGCCGTGCTCGCCGTCCTCGGTCCGTCGGGCTGCGGGAAGTCGACCCTGCTGCGGGCCGTCGCCGGTCTCGAGCCGCTCGCCGCGGGCCGGATCGCGTGGGATGGCGCCGATCTCGCCGGCACGCCCACCCACCGGCGCGGGTTCGCGCTGATGTTCCAGGACGGCCAGCTCTTCGACCATCTCACCGTGGCCCGCAATGTCGGCTACGCCCGCCGCCTGCAGGGCGGCTCCCGGTCCGCCGTCCGCACCGAGGTCGCCGACCTGCTCGACCTCGTGGGCCTCGGTGGGTACGCCGATCGCCTGCCCCGCACCCTGTCCGGGGGCGAGCGACAGCGGGTCGCGCTGGCCCGCTCGCTCGCGGCGCGGCCCCGGCTGCTGCTGCTCGACGAGCCGCTCAGCGCCCTCGACAGCGGCCTGCGCGGCCGGCTGGCCGCCGACCTGCGCCGCATCCTCGTCGAGTCCGGTACGACGGCGCTGCTGGTCACCCACGACCAGGACGAGGCCTTCGCGGTGGCCGACCGGCTGGCCGTGATGCGGGCCGGACGCATCGTCCAGGAGGGCGCCACCGGTGACGTGTGGGCGCATCCGGTCGATGCCGACACCGCGCTCTTCCTCGGCTACGGCCGGGTGCTGGAGGGGGCGGCCGCCGCGGCCCTGCTGCGGCGCGCCGGACTGCCGCCGGCCCCGGGCGCGGTGGCGTTGCGCCCCTCCGCCGTGCTGGCCGGCGACGGCCCGGGCGGGATCCCGGCCGTGGTCCGCAGCTTCCGCCCGGCCCCCGACGCCGGCCGGCTCGTGGTGTCGGTCGAGGGCGTCGGCGACCTGGACGCCGTGGGCGCGCCGGGGTGGGTCACGGAGCCGGGCCGACCTGTCGTCGTACGTGTCGAAGCGCACGCGATCGCCGTCCTGCCGGGCGCTGCCACCGACCCGGCTGGCGGCGCACCGTAG
- a CDS encoding ABC transporter permease subunit has protein sequence MMVRRLGLGLLAAVPVAVVGVFFVLPVGAMLQRGVWPDGSFDPGAVLDVLRRPRTGRVLWFTVWTSTVATTVAVLLGLPAAYVLHRLRFPGRALVRTALLVPFVLPTVVVGLAVRELIADAGPLGVLGLDGTPAAILIGLVFFNVAVVIRTVGAAWEGLDRRPAEAAAALGATPAQVFRTVTLPALRPAIVSAASVVFLFCATAFGVVLVLGGVRYSSVETEIYLLTADLLDLPAAAALSLVQMLAVVVLLVVVGRLRAVPDPTVRRVAAAPARPRWRDAPALAVTLMTLGLVALPVLALLVGSVRRDGHWTLAHYRALAGSADGLLQVSVTDALAASLRIALDATWMSLSLGLIVAFVVTRTVRTRAGRRARAVLDGLFMLPLGVSAVTLGFGFLIALDQPPLDLRASPVLVPIAQALVALPLVVRVLVPVLAGIDDRQRQAAASLGAGPVRTLLTVDLAVVWRPLLAAAGFAFAVSLGEFGATSFIVRPAEPTLPVVIYRLLGHPGALNYGTAMAASVVLAAVTAGVILVVERLRVPGVGAW, from the coding sequence ATGATGGTCCGGCGACTGGGCCTGGGGCTGCTCGCCGCGGTCCCGGTCGCCGTCGTCGGCGTCTTCTTCGTGCTGCCCGTCGGCGCCATGCTCCAACGGGGCGTGTGGCCGGACGGATCGTTCGACCCCGGCGCGGTGCTCGACGTGCTGCGCCGCCCCCGCACGGGGCGGGTGCTGTGGTTCACGGTCTGGACGAGCACCGTCGCCACGACGGTCGCCGTGCTGCTCGGCCTGCCGGCGGCGTACGTCCTGCACCGGCTGCGCTTCCCCGGCCGGGCGCTGGTCCGCACTGCGCTGCTGGTGCCCTTCGTGCTGCCCACCGTCGTGGTCGGCCTGGCGGTGCGTGAGCTGATCGCCGACGCGGGTCCGCTGGGCGTCCTCGGCCTCGACGGCACCCCGGCCGCGATCCTGATCGGCCTGGTCTTCTTCAACGTGGCGGTGGTGATCCGGACCGTGGGTGCGGCCTGGGAGGGCCTGGACCGGCGCCCGGCCGAGGCCGCGGCGGCGCTGGGGGCGACGCCGGCCCAGGTGTTCCGCACGGTCACCCTCCCGGCGCTGCGGCCCGCGATCGTGTCCGCGGCGAGCGTGGTCTTCCTGTTCTGCGCGACGGCGTTCGGTGTGGTGCTCGTCCTCGGCGGCGTGCGCTACTCGTCGGTGGAGACGGAGATCTACCTGCTCACCGCCGACCTGCTCGACCTGCCCGCCGCGGCGGCGCTCTCGCTCGTGCAGATGCTGGCGGTCGTCGTCCTGCTCGTCGTGGTGGGCCGGCTGCGCGCCGTACCGGACCCGACGGTGCGGCGGGTCGCGGCCGCCCCGGCGCGGCCACGGTGGCGCGACGCCCCGGCCCTGGCGGTGACCCTGATGACGCTCGGACTGGTTGCGCTGCCGGTGCTGGCGCTGCTGGTCGGCTCGGTGCGCCGCGACGGCCACTGGACGCTCGCGCACTATCGCGCGCTCGCCGGATCGGCCGACGGCCTGCTCCAGGTCTCGGTCACCGACGCCCTCGCGGCCTCGCTCCGGATCGCGCTGGACGCCACCTGGATGTCGCTGTCGCTGGGCCTCATCGTGGCCTTCGTGGTGACGCGCACCGTCCGCACCCGCGCAGGGCGGCGGGCCCGGGCGGTGCTCGACGGCCTCTTCATGCTCCCGTTGGGGGTCTCGGCCGTGACGCTCGGCTTCGGCTTCCTGATCGCCCTCGACCAGCCCCCGCTGGATCTACGGGCCAGCCCGGTGCTGGTGCCGATCGCCCAGGCGCTGGTGGCGCTGCCGCTCGTGGTCCGGGTGCTGGTGCCGGTGCTCGCGGGCATCGACGACCGCCAGCGCCAGGCCGCCGCGTCGCTCGGCGCGGGTCCGGTGCGCACCCTGCTGACGGTCGACCTCGCCGTCGTCTGGCGGCCGCTGCTGGCCGCCGCGGGCTTCGCGTTCGCGGTCTCGCTGGGGGAGTTCGGCGCCACCTCGTTCATCGTGCGCCCCGCGGAGCCGACCCTGCCGGTCGTGATCTACCGTCTGCTCGGCCATCCCGGCGCCCTCAACTACGGCACCGCGATGGCTGCCTCGGTGGTGCTCGCCGCCGTCACCGCCGGTGTCATCCTCGTCGTCGAACGGCTGCGTGTGCCGGGAGTAGGAGCCTGGTGA
- a CDS encoding thiamine ABC transporter substrate-binding protein — MRTRMLTGRLGGLGLAALTTSALLASGCSLIGSESDGDGSGATTVTLVTHESFAIPDELVAAFEKDTGYDLKISKLEDAGALTNELVLTKSNPVGDVVFGVDNTFATRAVDEGVFAPYAPTLPRGADAYELPGDEDDALTPVDTGSVCVNVDDAWFEAEGVPAPTTLDDLTKPAYQDLFVIPGASTSSPGLAFLLATIGRYGDDWSSYWTKLMANGAKVVKGWSDAYYTDFTFSGGDRPIVVSYDSSPAFTLDEAGEGSTTSTLLDGCFRQVEYAGVLAGDETETAGAHAVIDWLLSPEVQAALPESMYVFPVDADVELPADWATYAERPARTEDVAPAEIAAERQAWLEEWTEIVSR, encoded by the coding sequence ATGCGTACGCGCATGCTCACGGGCCGCCTCGGGGGCCTCGGCCTCGCGGCCCTCACGACGTCCGCCCTCCTGGCGAGCGGCTGCTCGCTGATCGGCAGCGAGAGCGACGGCGACGGGTCCGGGGCCACCACGGTCACCTTGGTGACCCACGAGTCGTTCGCGATCCCCGACGAGCTCGTGGCGGCGTTCGAGAAGGACACCGGCTACGACCTCAAGATCAGCAAGCTCGAGGACGCCGGCGCGCTGACCAACGAGCTGGTGCTCACGAAGAGCAACCCCGTGGGTGACGTGGTGTTCGGCGTCGACAACACCTTCGCGACCCGCGCGGTCGACGAGGGCGTGTTCGCGCCGTACGCCCCGACACTGCCGCGTGGCGCCGACGCCTACGAGCTCCCGGGCGACGAGGACGACGCGCTCACGCCGGTCGACACCGGCAGCGTCTGCGTCAACGTCGACGACGCCTGGTTCGAGGCGGAGGGCGTCCCCGCCCCGACGACCCTCGACGACCTCACCAAGCCCGCCTACCAGGACCTCTTCGTGATCCCGGGCGCCAGCACCAGCTCACCCGGACTGGCCTTCCTGCTCGCGACCATCGGCCGGTACGGCGACGACTGGTCGTCGTACTGGACCAAGCTCATGGCCAACGGCGCCAAGGTGGTCAAGGGCTGGTCCGACGCCTACTACACCGACTTCACCTTCTCCGGCGGCGACCGCCCGATCGTCGTGTCGTACGACTCGTCGCCGGCGTTCACCCTCGACGAGGCGGGGGAGGGCTCGACGACGAGCACGCTGCTCGACGGCTGCTTCCGGCAGGTGGAGTACGCCGGTGTCCTCGCCGGCGACGAGACCGAGACCGCCGGCGCCCACGCGGTGATCGACTGGCTGCTCTCGCCCGAGGTGCAGGCGGCGCTGCCGGAGTCGATGTACGTCTTCCCGGTCGACGCGGACGTCGAGCTTCCCGCCGACTGGGCGACGTACGCCGAGCGCCCCGCTCGGACCGAGGACGTCGCGCCCGCCGAGATCGCCGCCGAGCGCCAGGCGTGGCTGGAGGAGTGGACGGAGATCGTCTCGCGATGA